The Mesorhizobium sp. NBSH29 genome has a segment encoding these proteins:
- the odhB gene encoding 2-oxoglutarate dehydrogenase complex dihydrolipoyllysine-residue succinyltransferase — MATEIRVPTLGESVSEATIGKWFKKVGDAIVADEPLVELETDKVTVEVPAPAAGTLTEITAKEGEAVGLDALLGTIGEGGAKAAPAKDSKPDAVAQASDESGSDTGKDAAEKTSKIAGEPPVEERKPSGKTDMSPAPAAAKMLEENKVSADQVSGTGKRGQVLKGDVIDAVSKGFSSPEKPSAPAAVRAPSSQNDEGREERVRMTKLRQTIARRLKEAQSNAAMLTTFNEVDMKAVMDLRTKYKDVFEKKHGVKLGFMGFFTKAVTHALKEIPTVNAEIDGTDIIYKNYAHIGVAVGTEKGLVVPVVREADQMSIAEIEKEIGRLGLSARDGKLTVADMQGGTFTISNGGVYGSLMSTPILNAPQSGILGMHKIQERPVVVGGEIVVRPMMYLALSYDHRIVDGKEAVTFLVRVKESLEDPERLVLDL; from the coding sequence ATGGCCACTGAAATCCGCGTTCCCACCCTCGGCGAATCGGTCAGCGAGGCAACAATCGGCAAATGGTTCAAGAAGGTCGGCGACGCCATTGTCGCCGATGAACCGTTGGTTGAGCTTGAAACCGACAAGGTGACAGTGGAAGTGCCCGCCCCAGCGGCTGGAACGCTGACTGAAATCACCGCCAAGGAAGGCGAGGCTGTTGGCCTCGACGCCCTGCTGGGGACAATTGGTGAGGGGGGAGCCAAAGCCGCCCCTGCCAAGGACAGCAAGCCGGACGCCGTGGCGCAGGCCAGCGACGAAAGCGGATCTGACACCGGCAAGGATGCTGCCGAAAAGACGTCCAAGATTGCTGGCGAACCGCCGGTGGAAGAGCGCAAGCCATCCGGCAAGACCGACATGTCGCCGGCCCCCGCCGCAGCCAAGATGCTTGAGGAGAACAAGGTGTCTGCCGATCAGGTGTCCGGCACGGGCAAGCGTGGCCAGGTGCTGAAAGGGGACGTCATCGACGCCGTCTCCAAGGGTTTTTCTTCTCCCGAGAAGCCATCGGCACCAGCAGCCGTCCGCGCGCCGTCCTCGCAAAATGATGAAGGCCGCGAAGAGCGCGTCCGGATGACCAAACTGCGCCAGACCATCGCGCGGCGTCTCAAGGAAGCGCAGTCCAATGCGGCCATGCTGACCACCTTCAATGAGGTGGACATGAAGGCCGTGATGGATCTGCGCACAAAATATAAGGACGTGTTCGAAAAGAAGCACGGCGTGAAGCTTGGCTTCATGGGTTTCTTCACCAAGGCGGTAACGCACGCGTTGAAGGAAATTCCGACCGTTAACGCCGAGATCGACGGCACCGACATCATCTACAAGAACTATGCCCATATCGGCGTGGCTGTCGGCACGGAAAAGGGCCTCGTGGTGCCCGTGGTGCGCGAGGCGGACCAGATGTCGATCGCCGAAATCGAGAAGGAAATCGGTCGCTTGGGACTTTCGGCCCGCGACGGCAAGCTGACAGTTGCCGACATGCAGGGCGGCACTTTCACGATCTCGAATGGCGGCGTCTACGGTTCGCTGATGTCGACGCCCATCCTCAACGCACCGCAATCGGGTATTCTTGGCATGCACAAGATCCAGGAGCGGCCGGTGGTTGTCGGCGGAGAGATCGTCGTTCGCCCCATGATGTATCTGGCGCTGTCTTATGATCATCGCATCGTCGACGGCAAAGAGGCTGTGACCTTCCTCGTGCGCGTCAAGGAAAGCCTGGAAGATCCCGAGCGCCTCGTGCTCGACCTTTAA
- a CDS encoding SDR family oxidoreductase, translating to MSDPGKTLLVTGGGRGIGAAICRIGAARGYRVAVNYAENDAAAKSLVEDIESAGGTAFAVRGDVGSEPDVLAIFEAIDRKWGRLDALVNNAGVVDRKARIDEMSAARIERMMRINIVGSLLCAREAVKRMSTRHGGQGGAIVNLSSIAATLGGSGEYVDYAASKGAINAFTIGLSKEVATEGIRVNAVSPGIIDTEIHASGGQPHRVEAMREFVPMKRAGTAEEIAHAVLWFLSDEASYATGSVMNVSGGR from the coding sequence ATGAGCGACCCCGGGAAAACACTTTTGGTAACCGGAGGCGGGCGCGGCATCGGAGCCGCGATCTGCAGGATCGGCGCTGCCCGCGGATATCGCGTTGCGGTCAACTATGCGGAAAACGACGCGGCAGCAAAATCGCTGGTCGAGGACATTGAGAGCGCGGGCGGCACCGCATTCGCCGTACGCGGCGATGTCGGCTCTGAACCAGATGTGCTCGCGATATTCGAGGCGATCGATCGCAAATGGGGCAGGCTGGACGCGCTCGTCAACAATGCCGGCGTGGTCGATCGCAAGGCGCGAATCGACGAAATGAGTGCGGCGCGGATTGAGCGGATGATGCGCATCAACATCGTCGGCTCTCTGCTCTGCGCCCGCGAGGCAGTCAAGCGGATGTCGACGCGACATGGTGGCCAGGGCGGTGCCATCGTCAATCTCTCCTCCATCGCTGCCACGCTGGGTGGATCGGGCGAATATGTCGACTATGCAGCCTCCAAGGGCGCTATCAACGCTTTTACGATCGGTCTTTCCAAAGAAGTGGCGACCGAGGGGATCCGGGTCAACGCGGTCAGCCCCGGAATTATCGATACCGAAATTCACGCGTCGGGCGGACAGCCCCACCGTGTCGAGGCAATGCGCGAATTTGTGCCCATGAAGCGGGCCGGCACCGCAGAAGAAATTGCCCATGCCGTATTATGGTTCCTCTCTGATGAGGCCTCATACGCAACAGGGTCTGTTATGAATGTAAGCGGCGGTCGTTGA
- the lpdA gene encoding dihydrolipoyl dehydrogenase, whose amino-acid sequence MSYDVVVIGTGPGGYVCAIKASQLGLKTAVVEKLPTHGGTCVNVGCIPSKALLHASEMFAEAGHSFAALGVEVGTPKLNLKQMMAHKTQTVEQNTKGLDFLMKKNKIDVLRGVGKILAAGKVSVTGDDGKAQEVETKNIVIATGSQVSAIPGVEVDFDEKTIVSSTGALDLAKVPATMIVVGGGVIGLELGSVWARLGTKVTVVEYLDTILGGMDADVAKQFQRLLGKQGFEFKLGAKVTGVAKAGKGAAVTFEPAKGGDAQTLDADVVLVATGRKPYTEGLGLEEAGVELDERGRVKTDKHWSTNVKGIFAIGDVIAGPMLAHKAEDEGVAVAETLAGQAGHVNYDVIPGVVYTSPEVASVGKTEEELKKAGVEYKAGKFPFTANGRARAMAHTDGFVKILADKASDRVLGVHIVGFGAGEMIHEAAVLMEFGGSSEDLARTCHAHPTMSEAVKEAALATFDKAIHI is encoded by the coding sequence ATGAGCTATGATGTAGTAGTGATCGGTACCGGGCCTGGTGGATATGTCTGCGCCATCAAGGCTTCCCAGCTCGGTCTCAAGACGGCCGTGGTCGAAAAGCTCCCGACCCATGGTGGCACCTGCGTCAATGTTGGCTGCATTCCCTCGAAGGCTCTGCTGCATGCTTCCGAAATGTTTGCCGAGGCTGGCCATTCTTTCGCCGCGCTGGGTGTCGAGGTGGGGACGCCAAAGCTCAATCTAAAACAGATGATGGCACACAAGACCCAGACGGTGGAGCAGAACACCAAAGGGCTCGATTTCCTGATGAAGAAGAACAAGATCGACGTGCTTCGCGGCGTTGGCAAGATTTTGGCCGCGGGCAAGGTTTCAGTCACCGGGGACGACGGCAAGGCGCAGGAAGTCGAGACCAAAAACATCGTGATCGCCACGGGCTCACAGGTATCAGCTATCCCGGGCGTTGAAGTTGACTTTGACGAAAAGACCATTGTCTCGTCCACCGGGGCACTCGATCTGGCCAAAGTACCCGCCACCATGATCGTGGTGGGCGGCGGCGTCATCGGACTCGAGCTTGGTTCAGTCTGGGCGCGACTCGGCACCAAGGTCACGGTCGTCGAGTATCTCGATACGATACTGGGGGGCATGGACGCCGACGTGGCAAAGCAGTTCCAGCGGCTTTTGGGCAAGCAGGGCTTTGAATTCAAGCTTGGCGCCAAGGTCACAGGCGTGGCAAAGGCAGGCAAAGGCGCAGCGGTCACGTTCGAGCCCGCAAAAGGCGGCGACGCCCAGACCCTCGATGCCGATGTCGTGCTGGTTGCAACCGGACGCAAACCCTACACGGAAGGGCTCGGCCTGGAAGAAGCCGGCGTTGAACTCGATGAACGCGGTCGCGTCAAAACCGACAAACACTGGTCGACCAATGTGAAGGGTATCTTTGCTATTGGCGATGTCATCGCCGGGCCAATGTTGGCTCACAAAGCCGAGGACGAAGGTGTTGCGGTGGCCGAAACGCTTGCCGGCCAAGCAGGTCATGTGAACTACGATGTCATTCCGGGCGTCGTCTACACCAGTCCTGAAGTGGCATCGGTCGGTAAGACCGAAGAGGAGTTGAAAAAGGCCGGCGTGGAATACAAGGCGGGCAAATTCCCATTCACCGCAAACGGTCGCGCCCGCGCCATGGCTCACACGGATGGCTTCGTAAAAATTCTGGCTGACAAGGCGAGTGATCGCGTGCTCGGTGTTCACATTGTCGGTTTTGGCGCCGGCGAGATGATCCACGAGGCCGCGGTGCTGATGGAGTTTGGTGGATCATCGGAAGATCTGGCCCGGACCTGCCATGCACACCCAACTATGTCCGAGGCGGTGAAGGAAGCTGCACTCGCAACCTTCGACAAAGCAATCCATATCTGA